In Bordetella genomosp. 10, the genomic window CGCCATGGCGCTCGGCCAGCGCGACCGACATGTATTCGTACGAGAGCCCGTGAAAGCCATAGCGGCGCAGCCCTCGCTCATAGGCCGAATAAGGCAGGGGCAGCAGGCGCTCGACCAGCGGCAGCGTGTGATGGAAGCCTGTGTCGAAGCAGGCGACCTGCGGGCAGTCGGGCAGGCCCGCCAGCAAGACCTCCATGGCCTCCAGCGCGAAAGGCTGGTGCAGCGGCGCCAGCGGGATATAGCTTTTCAGGTCCGCCAGCACGGCGGCGTCGACCAGGACGGGCTCGCTGTACTTGCTGCCCCCGTGGACGACGCGATGGGCGACCGCGCCCAGGCGGCGGCCGGCGAGGCGCTGGCGCGTGTGGACGCGGATGTGTTCGAGCGCCGCGTGGTACGGCGTCTCGCCGCCTTGCAGCGGCACCGCTTCGGCGGCGGCGCCGTCTTCGGTGTAGGTCGGGTTCGGACCGCCGATGCCCGCCACCTGGCCGTGCCAGGCGGGGCGGCGCGGCGGCGGATATTCACGGCCGTCGAATAGCGCGAACTTGATGCTGGAGGAACCGCAGTTCAGGACCAGCAGGCATACGTCATCACCAGCGCGGACGGTGTCGTTCATGGCGCTCCCTATCGTCGGGGATCATGGAGGCGCCACGGAACCGTGGCGCGCGAGGTCGATGTCCATGATAGCGCGCGTTCGTGACGCCCGTGACGCCCGTCATGTCCGTGACGTTCGTGACGTTCGTGACGTTCGTGACCGTGGGCCAGCGGGGCCGGGCGCCGGCCGGCCCCGCGCTACTGCGCGGCCATCCTGTTCGACAGCGGCGTGACCGGCGGCGTCACCGCGTCATGCAGCGGCGCCAGCAGGATGTGCTTGCCGTTCGGATCCAGTTGCTTGAAATCCAGTTCCCGCAAGGTGGGATCCTCGTAGCTCTTGACGTAGTAGCGCCGGTTCTCCAGGTCCGCGACGACGCTCCACTGCGTGTATTCGATCGAGGCTTCCTGCAGTGCGGGATCTTGCGCCCAACCCTTGGGAATGTCGAAGTTGTTGAGAATGTGCTCGGCCAGCCGCACGCTGGGCAGGCCGGGGGCGGCCGGGACGGCGGCCTGGGAAAAGCCCAGGGCGCGGATGAAACGCGATGGCGGCGTCGTGTCGCCGGGAATGCCCAGCAGGCCCGAGCCTTCGCCCAGCGGCTTGATCGTCTGGCCGGCAATCACGCGCGGCGGGACCTGGGTCGGCGACAGCTTCACGTAGTTGCGCAGGTTCATCTCGTGCCACTTGAAGGGCGGCGAGTTGGTCAGCACGCCGTAGGGATTGTCATAGACCTTGAGCTGGCCGTCGATCGGCTCGATGACGATGGACGCGCCGCTGGCGTCATGCAGGGTGTAGTGCACGCCGGGCACGAAACCGAGATGCGGTTCCTTGACGCCCAGCACCACGATTTCGGATTTGGCCAACGCATCCTTGACCTCGGCGACGCTGGCGAAATTGGTCAACGCCCAGGTCAGCAGATCCCAGGGCGCCAGCACCGGGCGGTCGCCGATGTCTTTCGAGTCCTTGGTGTAGGCCGCGTAATCGGGGAAATACAGCAGGCCGCCGGCCAGGCCTTTTTCATTCATGCCGTCGCTCAGGCATTTCAGGCCGAAGGCATTCATGCCGATGACCGCGTATCTGGTGGTCCATTGCGCGCCGGGGTGCGCCTCGGTCCCGGTGGCGAAGATCAATTGTTGGCGGGGAATGAATATGCTTTGGGATTGCAGCGGGAAGCCGAATTCCATGGTGCGCGCATAGATGACGCCGTGGGTTCTGGTCCGGATGGTGAAGCTGGTGCAGGCAAGGGCGTCGAGGGGCGCCAGGACCATGGCCGCGACCAGGCACAGCGCCAGGGCGGCGCGCAGGCGGCGCGGCAGTTGCCGGACGAAGCGCCGGCAGCGCGGCCGCGCGCGTGCCGCGGCACGCCGCGCAAGCATGGCGAACGGGGACAGGAAGGCAGGCATGAAAATCTCCTCGACTAGGGTTCAGGGATGCGCCGCGCATCCCTTCATGATCGCCACGCGGGTGAACGCGGCACTGTGCGCCCCGCGGACGCGGGACTCCATCGGAAAATTCTTGCCGTGCCTGGCGCGGTTCGGATCAGAAGCGGACCGAGAGGCCGGCCACCGGTCCCTGGAGCGTGTTCGCCCATTTGGCGCGTCCGTAATCGGTGTGCTCGCGATAGTCCTGGTACAGCGCGCGGTAGCCGAGGCGCAGCATGGTGTCGTAGCCGAACAGCCGGACGCGGTAGCCCAGGTAGGCCTGGCCGTTGGCGCTGAGTCGCGAGCCCACGCCGAAACCGCCGATGTCGGCTTCGGCCGACAGGTTCCAGCGCTCGTCCAGGTCGGCCTGCACGCGCAGGCCGACGAAAGGGTCGGTCCAGTTCACGCGCGAGGAGGCGTCGCCGATGGGGCTGTCCAGGGCGCCGTGCATGGACGTCCAGCGCAGTCCCGCCGTGGGTTCGACGGCGAAGACGCGCGGCGTGCCGGCGAGCGTGTCGCCGCCCAGCGCCTGCTCGTAGACG contains:
- a CDS encoding linear amide C-N hydrolase, which codes for MPAFLSPFAMLARRAAARARPRCRRFVRQLPRRLRAALALCLVAAMVLAPLDALACTSFTIRTRTHGVIYARTMEFGFPLQSQSIFIPRQQLIFATGTEAHPGAQWTTRYAVIGMNAFGLKCLSDGMNEKGLAGGLLYFPDYAAYTKDSKDIGDRPVLAPWDLLTWALTNFASVAEVKDALAKSEIVVLGVKEPHLGFVPGVHYTLHDASGASIVIEPIDGQLKVYDNPYGVLTNSPPFKWHEMNLRNYVKLSPTQVPPRVIAGQTIKPLGEGSGLLGIPGDTTPPSRFIRALGFSQAAVPAAPGLPSVRLAEHILNNFDIPKGWAQDPALQEASIEYTQWSVVADLENRRYYVKSYEDPTLRELDFKQLDPNGKHILLAPLHDAVTPPVTPLSNRMAAQ